In Treponema rectale, a single genomic region encodes these proteins:
- a CDS encoding [Fe-Fe] hydrogenase large subunit C-terminal domain-containing protein has product MKNLTPVINVDKDKCCNCHRCIAVCPVKLCNNGSGDYVSINHELCIGCGVCIEACTHEARTGIDDTDLFFDALKNKENIVAIVAPAVAVNFKNKDLELNGWLKSIGVKAVFDVSFGAELTTKTYVEQMKKENPMLMISQPCPALVTFIETYKPELIKYLAKGDSPMAHTVELIRNFYPEYKNCKIAAISPCFAKRREFDENGRGDFNVTMKNLDKYFRENNIDLSKFPKTEYDNPPAERAVLYSTPGGLMRTAERFVPGISQQTRKIEGAPEVFEYLANLANQVTDGKKPLFKLIDCLNCGKGCNRGAGTTNQHLSLDELESLVENRAQERKLRWNTLNSFGKKFAIKKLNKKIDEYWKEGLYERKYTDRSEVLRAKIKTPNHQELQEILKQMEKYSTKDMYDCGACGYHSCEQMAVAIFNGLNKPENCHHYVLKRAKDNHASELKKAITRITEESVEMLNQTKKDVASLVNITGTMANNVNTSSSEIEDMISKIKSITNIIENNYQIVTDLENATQSGRTSLAQVSSLVSDIENESDQLVEMSEMVGQISEQTNMLAMNAAIEAAHAGEVGAGFSVVSDEIRKLAEDSGEEARQINNVLKRIKQMIDDAYTTSGVAQKEFENVVTLASRMKEHELTVKSSMTEQTETNGRLLESLAQMRDETKSVETAAGNLSSNTETVIKSISNIGKAT; this is encoded by the coding sequence GTGAAAAATCTTACACCTGTTATTAATGTCGACAAAGATAAATGCTGCAACTGTCACAGATGCATTGCAGTTTGTCCGGTTAAACTTTGTAACAACGGATCCGGAGATTATGTATCTATCAATCATGAACTCTGTATAGGATGCGGAGTCTGTATTGAAGCCTGTACCCATGAAGCCAGGACCGGTATTGATGATACTGACCTTTTCTTTGACGCTCTTAAAAATAAAGAAAATATTGTTGCAATCGTAGCACCTGCTGTTGCCGTTAATTTTAAAAATAAAGACCTTGAACTTAACGGCTGGTTAAAATCTATTGGTGTAAAGGCAGTATTCGATGTAAGTTTCGGTGCAGAACTTACTACAAAAACTTACGTTGAACAGATGAAAAAAGAGAATCCGATGCTCATGATTTCTCAGCCTTGCCCTGCACTGGTTACATTCATAGAAACATACAAACCTGAACTCATTAAATATCTTGCAAAAGGCGACAGTCCTATGGCACATACCGTAGAACTGATACGTAATTTTTATCCTGAATACAAAAACTGCAAAATCGCTGCAATTTCTCCATGCTTTGCAAAACGCCGGGAATTTGACGAAAACGGCCGTGGTGATTTTAACGTTACAATGAAAAACCTGGATAAATATTTCAGGGAAAATAATATCGATCTTTCAAAATTCCCTAAAACTGAATATGACAATCCTCCAGCAGAACGTGCCGTACTTTACTCAACTCCAGGTGGTCTTATGCGGACAGCAGAACGATTTGTTCCGGGAATAAGTCAGCAGACCAGAAAAATAGAAGGCGCTCCTGAAGTTTTTGAATACCTGGCAAATCTTGCAAATCAGGTTACAGACGGAAAAAAGCCTCTTTTTAAACTTATTGACTGCCTTAACTGCGGAAAAGGCTGTAACCGTGGAGCAGGAACTACAAACCAGCATCTTTCTCTTGATGAACTGGAAAGCCTTGTAGAAAATCGTGCACAAGAAAGAAAACTCAGATGGAACACCCTGAATTCTTTTGGAAAGAAATTCGCAATAAAAAAACTCAACAAAAAAATCGATGAATACTGGAAGGAAGGACTTTACGAAAGAAAATATACAGACAGAAGTGAAGTTCTCCGCGCAAAAATAAAAACACCAAACCATCAGGAATTACAGGAAATCCTGAAACAGATGGAAAAGTACAGTACTAAAGACATGTACGACTGCGGCGCCTGCGGATACCACAGCTGCGAGCAGATGGCTGTAGCAATTTTTAACGGACTTAACAAACCAGAAAACTGCCACCACTATGTTCTCAAACGGGCAAAAGACAACCATGCATCAGAACTGAAAAAAGCAATTACACGCATTACAGAAGAAAGCGTAGAAATGCTTAATCAGACAAAGAAAGACGTTGCTTCCCTTGTAAACATTACCGGCACAATGGCAAATAATGTAAACACGTCTTCTTCTGAAATTGAAGACATGATTTCTAAAATAAAATCAATCACAAACATAATCGAAAACAACTATCAGATAGTTACAGATCTTGAAAACGCAACACAAAGCGGCCGTACAAGTCTTGCCCAGGTTTCTTCACTTGTAAGTGACATTGAAAATGAATCTGATCAGCTGGTCGAGATGAGTGAAATGGTAGGACAGATTTCTGAACAGACAAACATGCTTGCCATGAATGCCGCTATTGAAGCCGCTCATGCAGGAGAAGTCGGAGCAGGATTCAGCGTAGTATCAGACGAAATAAGAAAACTCGCAGAAGATTCAGGAGAAGAAGCCCGTCAGATAAACAATGTTCTTAAAAGAATAAAACAGATGATTGACGATGCTTATACAACTTCAGGGGTTGCCCAGAAAGAATTTGAGAATGTAGTTACTCTTGCAAGCCGCATGAAGGAGCATGAACTTACCGTTAAAAGTTCAATGACAGAACAGACAGAAACAAACGGACGTCTTCTGGAAAGCCTTGCACAGATGCGTGACGAAACAAAATCTGTTGAAACTGCAGCAGGAAACCTCAGTTCAAATACAGAAACTGTTATAAAATCCATCAGCAATATCGGAAAGGCAACCTGA